A genomic window from Populus alba chromosome 19, ASM523922v2, whole genome shotgun sequence includes:
- the LOC140955076 gene encoding uncharacterized protein, translated as MDSSQPAAFSSSAAAPVVPPPSLQFSSSAAGQLSSLASIMQWPQHTNIGHALLNPDNPLLNPDNAPLLPSSSAEITAASASAVAIVSLSHTHQVISMKLTNTNYLYWRMQMKPYLLGQGVFGFVDGSNSCPSPHIPAADGATLQVSQSFLRWKQQDQLILSALLSSLSMEVLHLVVDCPTSCSVWLTLEQALASTSNSRIMQLHGSLQELRQGDDSVTQFLQKAKTLFDELAAAGRPISLTDFNLYIFRGLRGEFKDLVTSLITRADPLPYAYLLSHLLTHEFIHKTSHLSMGSAANANQPLLPTPPSALLSQRCNSAQFGRHRGRGSWRSPSHRGNRNNSYRSDFRNPPTNYNSAPPYGTENRHSSWQGNWQRRGSNSRCQLCNNYGHTAPQCSQLQQRSHGPQHSANLAFNNSASAAEWFPDTGANQHVTPDLATLTASEPYNGNDNLHVGDVYLINRMPTSVLDNRSPFDCLFQRPSHLGYRCFDIESHRMYISRHVRFHENVFPFDKSEQIAQVPSQTHTPSPITILPNLNLSPLFTAQNPSPPASASALPLLPTQAPQPPYFPCRSPHASLSNHIVAAPGCSSVFPVLQHGVLAHSGRSSGSSSAPLFSATNSASADSASAASSPLTAASSPDSSPGLNLVVDLSAYPLHHDTSVMPPPPASQPVLNRHPMILRSRQPKHAHMVSSAASAASTAAISRVLLSPSSEPVAFSDADKYVAWHDAMCDEIKALRSNHTWSLVPFHPSMNVVGSRWVYRIKRRIDGSIERYKARLVARGFTQQEGIDYSETFSPVIKQATVRLVFSIAVSRNWKIHQLHKSLYGLKQAPRAWYTRLSDFLLSIGFLASKVDTSLFILSDGTNIFYLLVYVDDILLTGSNSAMLHHLVQLLSSEFKLRDLGDVHYFLGIEVQSTDFHWAAVKRILRYLKGTASHGFHITRGTSFALHGFTDADWQRTVARSSTEAEYKALADGTAEVIWLQYLLRDLQHVEVDYHFVCDRVAKKEIQIRFIPSQDQLADVFTKPLSAASFTAFRFKLRVDPPPSA; from the exons ATGGATTCTTCTCAGCCGGCAGCCTTCTCCTCCTCTGCAGCAGCCCCTGTTGTCCCACCTCCTTCGCTACAATTTTCTTCTTCAGCCGCAGGACAGCTCTCTTCTTTAGCCTCAATTATGCAGTGGCCACAGCACACTAATATTGGCCATGCTCTTCTCAATCCGGACAATCCTCTGCTCAATCCGGAcaatgctcctctgctgccatCTTCGTCTGCTGAAATTACAGCAGCCTCTGCCTCTGCCGTAGCAATTGTGTCCCTCTCACACACCCATCAGGTCATCTCTATGAAATTAACGAATACCAATTACTTGTATTGGCGAATGCAGATGAAACCATACCtcttaggccaaggagtttttggctTTGTTGATGGTTCAAACTCCTGCCCCTCTCCACATATTCCTGCTGCCGATGGTGCTACTCTTCAGGTATCTCAATCCTTTCTTCGTTGGAAACAACAGGATCAATTAATTCTAAGTGCCTTGCTCTCTTCGTTGTCCATGGAAGTTCTTCATCTTGTTGTTGATTGTCCAACCTCATGTTCTGTCTGGCTCACACTTGAGCAAGCTCTAGCCTCTACATCCAATTCCCGTATTATGCAATTACATGGTTCCCTTCAAGAACTTCGACAAGGTGATGATTCGGTAACTCAATTTTTGCAAAAAGCTAAGACTTTATTTGATGAGCTAGCAGCTGCTGGCCGGCCTATCTCGCTAACCGATTTTAATCTCTATATATTTCGTGGCCTTCGCGGAGAATTTAAGGACTTAGTAACAAGTCTTATTACAAGGGCGGATCCTCTACCATATGCATATTTGCTTAGTCATCTGCTAACTCATGAATTTATTCATAAAACCTCTCATTTGTCTATGGGATCTGCTGCCAACGCCAACCAACCACTGCTGCCCACGCCACCTTCAGCACTACTGTCTCAACGCTGCAATTCTGCTCAGTTTGGAAGACATAGGGGGCGTGGCAGCTGGCGTTCTCCTTCTCATCGAGGAAACCGAAATAATTCCTACAGGTCTGATTTTCGTAACCCTCCAACTAATTATAATTCTGCTCCTCCATATGGCACCGAAAATAGGCACAGCAGCTGGCAAGGAAATTGGCAGCGCCGAGGCTCAAATTCCCGCTGTCAGCTATGCAACAATTATGGACACACTGCTCCTCAGTGTTCCCAACTTCAGCAACGCAGTCATGGCCCGCAACACAGTGCCAATTTGGCATTCAATAATTCTGCCTCTGCTGCTGAATGGTTTCCGGACACCGGTGCAAACCAACACGTCACACCCGACCTTGCAACCTTGACTGCTTCAGAACCATAcaatggtaatgataatttgcatgttggtgatg TTTATCTCATTAATCGTATGCCTACTTCTGTTCTTGATAATCGATCtccttttgattgtttgtttcaacg TCCCTCTCACcttggttatcgatgttttGATATTGAATCTCATCGCATGTATatctcccgtcatgttcgttttcatgaaaatgtttttccGTTTGATAAATCTGAACAGATTGCACAGGTTCCCTCTCAAACCCATACACCATCCCCTATTACCATCCTCCCAAATCTCAACCTCTCACCATTGTTTACAGCTCAAAATCCATCCCCACCCGCCTCTGCCTCTGCCCTACCCTTACTGCCGACTCAAGCACCACAGCCCCCATATTTCCCTTGCCGATCACCCCATGCATCTTTATCTAACCATATTGTTGCAGCTCCAGGTTGCAGCTCAGTGTTTCCTGTTCTCCAGCACGGAGTTCTTGCGCATAGTGGGAGATCCTCTGGCTCGTCTTCAGCTCCTCTTTTTTCTGCCACCAATTCGGCTTCTGCCGACTCTGCCTCTGCTGCCAGCTCTCCCCTTACGGCAGCTTCTTCACCGGATTCTTCTCCTGGACTAAATCTGGTGGTGGATCTCTCCGCCTATCCGTTGCATCATGACACCTCTGTCATGCCTCCTCCACCTGCGTCACAGCCAGTTCTCAACCGACACCCTATGATCCTTCGATCACGACAGCCAAAACATGCCCATATGGTGTCCTCTGCTGCCTCTGCTGCCTCTACTGCAGCTATTTCACGAGTATTGCTCTCTCCCTCCTCTGAACCTGTTGCCTTTTCTGATGCAGATAAGTATGTGGCTTGGCATGATGccatgtgtgatgagatcaagGCTTTACGATCCAATCATACTTGGTCTCTAGTGCCCTTTCATCCATCGATGAATGTTGTGGGCAGCCGATGGGTATATCGTATCAAACGTCGTATTGATGGCAGCATCGAACGTTATAAAGCCCGTCTAGTTGCTAGAGGCTTTACTCAACAGGAAggcattgattattctgaaactttcagcccagttattaagcaggccaccgTTAGATTAGTCTTTTCCATTGCAGTTTCCCGTAATTGGAAGAtccatca gtTGCACAAGTcactatatggtttaaaacaggcaccaagggcatggtacactcgtctgagtGATTTTTTACTCTCTATTGGTTTCCTTGCGTCCAAGGTTGACActtccctgtttatcttatctgatggcaCTAATATCTTCTATCTTCTcgtctatgttgatgatattctgcttacagGCAGCAACTCTGCCATGCTCCATCATCTAGTCCAGTTACTAAGCTCTGAATTCAAGCTACGTGACTTAGGtgatgttcactactttctaggtattgaagttcagtctacag atttcCATTGGGCTGCTGTTAAACGCATACTCCGCTATCTCAAAGGAACGGCTTCTCATGGTTTTCATATCACTCGAGGTACCTCCTTTGCTCTtcatggttttacagatgctgattgg caacgtaCAGTTGCTCGCTCTtccactgaggctgagtataaagccttagCAGATGGTACTGCTGAGGTCATCTGGCTTCAATATTTGTTAAGAGATCTTCAG catgttgaggtAGACTATCATTTTGTCTGTGACCGGGTagcaaagaaggaaattcaAATTCGGTTTATcccctctcaggatcaacttgctgatgtcTTCACCAAACCACTTTCCGCTGCGTCCTTTACTGCCTTCAGGTTCAAGCTTCGGGtcgatcctccaccctcagcttga